The proteins below come from a single Felis catus isolate Fca126 chromosome A1, F.catus_Fca126_mat1.0, whole genome shotgun sequence genomic window:
- the TXNDC15 gene encoding thioredoxin domain-containing protein 15, translating into MAARNRARARAPDSPPPGLLGVGSATRVAVRGLPCVLGGGPASRRPRAMRLFGWWQLLLWVLGPPACGLEVAEEHSHLPSEEQSAPALQAGALSVAEEQPSRGQAGQDRSAGDASAVLGLDTGGDHVVMLSVIPGEAEAEARLGRELSSGTCGAGGEEDSRCSLREHLFSLDGAGASFPDREEEYYPEPEVADTDPAPPEDSNNTESLKSPKVNCEERNVTGLENSTLKILNMSQDLMDFLNPNGSDCTLVLFYTPWCRFSASLAPHFNSLPRAFPALHFLALDASQHSSLSTRFGTVAVPNILLFQGAKPMARFNHTDRTLETLKIFIFNQTGIEAKKNVVVTQADQIGPLPSTLIKSVDWLLVFSLFFLISFIMYATIRTESIRWLIPGQEQEHAE; encoded by the exons ATGGCGGCACGGAATCGCGCTCGCGCTCGCGCTCCcgactcccctcccccaggcctcttGGGGGTTGGGAGCGCAACGCGCGTAGCGGTGCGCGGGTTGCCCTGCGTCCTGGGTGGTGGTCCCGCCAGCCGCCGGCCCCGCGCCATGCGTCTCTTCGGCTGGTGGCAGCTCCTGCTTTGGGTGCTGGGGCCTCCTGCCTGCGGCCTGGAGG TTGCAGAGGAACACAGTCACTTGCCGTCGGAGGAACAGTCTGCGCCGGCTCTGCAGGCAGGGGCCCTGTCGGTGGCTGAGGAGCAGCCCTCCCGCGGCCAGGCGGGACAGGACAGATCAGCCGGAGATGCGAGTGCAGTGCTGGGGCTGGACACGGGTGGTGACCACGTGGTGATGCTGTCCGTGATCCctggggaggctgaggctgaggccaGGCTGGGCCGTGAGCTGAGCAGCGGCACCTGCGGGGCCGGAGGGGAGGAGGACTCACGCTGCAGTCTCCGAGAGCATCTGTTCTCTCTGGATGGCGCCGGGGCGAGCTTCCCGGACCGAGAAGAGGAGTATTACCCGGAGCCCGAAGTGGCTGACACGGATCCAGCCCCGCCCGAGGACTCCAATAACACTGAGAGTCTGAAATCCCCCAAGGTGAACTGTGAGGAGAGAAATGTGACTGGATTGGAGAACTCcactctgaaaattttaaatatgtcacaG GACCTCATGGATTTTCTAAACCCAAACGGTAGTGACTGCACCCTAGTCCTGTTTTACACCCCGTGGTGCCGATTTTCTGCCAGTTTGGCCCCTCATTTTAATTCTCTGCCCCGGGCATTTCCAGCTCTTCATTTTTTGGCACTGGATGCATCTCAGCACAGTAG TCTTTCTACCAGGTTTGGCACCGTAGCTGTTCCTAACATCTTGTTATTTCAAGGAGCTAAACCAATGGCTAGATTTAATCATACAGACCGAACATTGGAAACActgaaaatcttcatttttaaccaGACAG GTATAGAAGCCAAGAAAAATGTGGTGGTAACTCAAGCTGACCAAATAGGCCCTCTTCCCAGCACTTTGATAAAAAGTGTGGACTGGCTGcttgtattttccttattctttttaattagttttattaTGTATGCTACCATTCGAACTGAGAGCATCCGGTGGCTCATTCCAGGACAAGAGCAGGAGCATGCGGAGTAG